TGCATCTCTTTAAGTTTTTCCATAAAGCTTTTTTGCTTCTTGGACTTAGCACTGCTTTTACTTGCCAGACTGGCCACACCCGATTCAGGTTTTGCCCCATCGGGCTGGTTAAGGATTTCCTCTGCAGAGTCTGCGTCCTGAATAAATTGTACTTGTGACTTTCCAATAGTACCAAACTCTTCTTGCACACGAGCCTGTAACCACTCTGACACAATCTGCTTGATCCCATCACCCATGTCAGGTACAAGCCCCACCATAAATTCAATTTTACTTACAGAAAATTTTTCTAGAGGATTTTTGAGATTTGATGACCCAAAATTAGCGTAACTTGCAAATAACGTGTCAGCGTCCAAATACCCAAGATCAAGCTCAGTATAAAGATCAGAATTTGCATTTTTATTATTGGCTCCAACAAGAGCTTCGTTAATAGTTAGATCTAGGCGAGCACCCATACTAAAATTTTCATGACTGATAATAGACGAAAGCTCCTGAGAGTACCTGCGTACTAACATGTCTTCTAAGGCAGCTTTGGCACCAATAACTTCAGCGCTTTTTAAAGATCCTCCAGCAGGTCTTTCTTGCGCCAAAGCTGACAGGCTTAAAAACATGAAGCACATGTATGTAAAGATTGATAAGGAACGCAACAACTTTTGTCTCGGCATTTTACTGTCCACCAGCACTTGGCTTATTATTCGATGTTGGTACTCGGGTTGGAATTTTTAATGTTTCACGTACTTTACCTGCCATATCCACAGCAGTTTTAAGTTCAGGATTTACCGCTAATGCGCTTTCATACCACTTCAAACTTTCCTCAAACTCACCACGCGCATAATGAATTGCCGCTTTCATAGAAAGAGCACGATCAAACTGAGGGTATGCCGCAAGAACTTTATCTATCTCAATCAAAGCACGCTCAAATTGTTTGGTGTTAGCAAACTGTTGAGACAAAAATAATCCATCAACAAGATCTTTTGCTGTTTTCATTTCAACTTCTTTATCAGAAGGATCAAGCTTAAGAACAATCTCTGCACCTAGGCTGCCTGCTGCCTGTACTGGAACCCAAATGTCTTTAGTTTTAAATCCTTCCTTTTTGATAATGATATTTACCAAACCACCAGGATGATTTTGCCCTTTTAGATGCTCATCTAATTCTTCACCACTTTTACTTAGAGGAGTCATTCCTATGGTTTTAGGTTCATTTGTGCCTGAATCAACTATAAATACTTCTGCTTGATCTGGCTCTGTGACAACTTTAAATGAAAAAGAGGCACATCCATAGAGACTTAGAGTTACTGCGGCTAAAACTAATACTTTTATTTTAAACAATTGGTTTTCCATATATGATGAATATCGTAAATATTGTAGACAACCTTTATATTGCCTTGAAACAATCTTTACTTAGGTCTTACATCAGTTTTCACTTTATCAAAGGCCGCACCAAAGTCCTGCTTCTGATCATAGTAAATTTTTAAATTTTTGGGACTAAGGTTTTAAGAAATTAAAATTTATATTTACTTTTGCAATTTTTCCTGTGTCAAAACAGGCAGGCAT
This portion of the Pseudobdellovibrionaceae bacterium genome encodes:
- a CDS encoding tetratricopeptide repeat protein encodes the protein MFKIKVLVLAAVTLSLYGCASFSFKVVTEPDQAEVFIVDSGTNEPKTIGMTPLSKSGEELDEHLKGQNHPGGLVNIIIKKEGFKTKDIWVPVQAAGSLGAEIVLKLDPSDKEVEMKTAKDLVDGLFLSQQFANTKQFERALIEIDKVLAAYPQFDRALSMKAAIHYARGEFEESLKWYESALAVNPELKTAVDMAGKVRETLKIPTRVPTSNNKPSAGGQ